CCGAAAGGAACATACTCATCGATAGACATACTCATCGATAAACATACTACTCATACTACTCACCGATAGACAGTAATACACATCCATAGGATTGATAATTATCTGCTATTCATCGAGCTTAGTGTACGTATATTTTAAGAGCTACAAGATATAAGTTTTGATACTGGTAATAATTATCTGCCGGTATAGATCTAACTATTGAGCTTATATTGGATACAGAGATAATAGAATAGTAGATATTGCATTcgttatcttcaaatttctcAAAAGTAGAAATATCAGAGATAAGACACACCAGATTCGTAACTCATTATCAAGGtaatcaagataataagGACACAACTTCACCCAAACTGGTCATAACAGACGTAAAAGATTTCATATCATAGACgtctataatttttttataaaggATCAAGGTGCAGGGTAAGTTGACTTATAGTCGGCTGTTAAATAAGAGTGcggtttatatattatcgCGAGGTAATATATCACAAAATCGTGACAGAAAGCAATTGCTATATAAACTGAGGAACATGGCAAGagaagaaatattcaacGAGACAGCCATTATGTATTGGAAAAAAGCAATCGCATAAAACCCAAAGGATATACATGTACATTAAGAGTGATAAGGAAGCTAAAAATCCATAATAGCCTCCCTAATTGGGCCAATTGAAGTTTGATCATTTCCTGTACTTGCttttttaaaagaatattcGGTGTTTGaattaatataaaaagCATCACTCATTTTCATATAATGATTGACGATTTTTCGCCACCTTCCCTTGTTTCTTATCACgatatttttttgagaTTAACATTGTAGTATGGTTTTGCAGTTAGCTATTTCAGTTACAATTGTGTACTTGCGTTAACGAACTTGCGTTcctgaaaaatattagagCGATAAGTTATTCTTGTGttttatattcaaaaagGGAAGCGTATGTAGTTACCATGGTTACGCTAGCATTTATCTAACATAGTTGCACCTTCTAATTCGCGTAAGTATCGAATCagactatatatatgtatgtactCAGAACACTCGACACATTACGGTGAAGTATACAGGTTCATAAAGAAAGGTGCATAGTTCAAAACTCAGTGGTAGTGGCCTCTTTTTAAGTAACCTTGACAGGATTCTAGTAAGACTTTCTTGCAATGCATTTTAGCACTAGAAATAAacactttttttttaactGATTGTATTTCAACATGATTAGagattgttgttcttgattTCAACTATCTGAAGTACAGAGCAGGTTATAGTAGGCGGTGTATTGCTAACGGATCCCAATAGCAAACCCTTTCGAAGGACGAATCCtcatataataatctaAAATTACGCAATTTTTTACTGTGTACCACAGACACCACTGCCATTCGTAAAGGTATCTGAGACTAATATAACTCTTATTCGGCACATTAATTGTTCACATTCAAATATACTTCTTTGCAATGGTGGGTATCATATATGATTATTTTAGACTCGTCATTACTGTTACAGAAGTCTTTTCATATAAAGAACATCTCTATCGGTGGCTCAATACTGGTGGCACATAGAAAAGTTATTGCAAATGACCATTACAAGATATCTAAAAAGGGTTGAAAGCTTTCTTCTTAACCTCGCagtaatttcttaatattgAGGCTAAAACATGGCAAGTTATTGTAAGCATATTCTATAGGTGCAGTACCTCATAAAGCTCGAAACGGAAACTTCCTGCAAGATGTAACGAAAATCTactgtttttcttttaatctgaaaaaaaaaacctAGGCCCAAGATCAGctcataataataaaccatTCTTTTTAGCTTCTTTATTCAACAACCTATCGGTTTCACTACCGTATTTATTGTTTCCTTTGCCAATTGTATGACCTTCCTTGTAAGCATAATCTAAATTGATTCTTTTATTAgcaattaattcattatccAGTTTCCCAATAGCTGCATCAGAATCTGGAtagaatttgaagaaaatgtgAGCACAACGAAGTGTgttatttgaaagataaaaaatttcagGTTCTTTAAAAAGAGGGCCGAATTTCTCGAAAATGTTAGATAATTGTTGGATATCCACAGATTCATCCAAATTTTTAACAAATACTTTGGCAATTGGTAGTACTTCCACTTGTTTGGAAGTGGTGTAAgttttgttgtttgaaCTAGGTAAATTTTGAACTGATTTTCTTACTTTCAAAAATCGATCATATAAAGAAACAGTATTATTCATGACTTTTACAACATAATTGGTATCCTCTGGGGtataaaattcaataaaggCATATCCTTGATGAGTTTGGAGTAGTTTATCCTTTGGGTAGGCAATTTTCGAAATAGGACTTACCTGTACAAATAGTTCATACAATTGTGCCTTGGTTACATTTGGATCAATGTTACCAACATAAACTGACAATTCGGGATTACTCATTTGTGAGTTCATTTTGGAAGAGGAACAGACTTTGTAAATACACTCAAATATACAATTGGCAGTGTCCAA
The Naumovozyma dairenensis CBS 421 chromosome 5, complete genome DNA segment above includes these coding regions:
- the HSH49 gene encoding U2 snRNP complex subunit HSH49 (similar to Saccharomyces cerevisiae HSH49 (YOR319W); ancestral locus Anc_8.797), encoding MQKMSSIFTTLSQLSTYQASLDTANCIFECIYKVCSSSKMNSQMSNPELSVYVGNIDPNVTKAQLYELFVQVSPISKIAYPKDKLLQTHQGYAFIEFYTPEDTNYVVKVMNNTVSLYDRFLKVRKSVQNLPSSNNKTYTTSKQVEVLPIAKVFVKNLDESVDIQQLSNIFEKFGPLFKEPEIFYLSNNTLRCAHIFFKFYPDSDAAIGKLDNELIANKRINLDYAYKEGHTIGKGNNKYGSETDRLLNKEAKKNGLLL